The proteins below are encoded in one region of Clostridium fermenticellae:
- a CDS encoding thermonuclease family protein: MDFKNNVNKYLLGLITAIFLFVGVGCSDTSSSNNSAVQKNTTLTAQSQKQTKETAVKSPIKTEKAMVTRHVDGDTVYVKLENGTETKIRLIGVNTPESTTKHEEYGEEASNYTKSQLLGKTVYLEKDTSDTDKYGRLLRYVWLEQPTEINEDQIKTKMFNAILAINGYAEQSTYPPDVKYADYFKEFAAYARENNKGLWAINHNGTTKGDGIEAPSTSSSNSSSSRSSSSNNDNATVQQNQTQQVSQSNNQTATVYVTNTGKKYHSAGCKYLRKSQISISLSDAKAQGYEPCSVCNPPQ; the protein is encoded by the coding sequence ATGGACTTTAAAAATAATGTAAATAAGTACCTATTAGGACTTATTACAGCTATTTTCTTATTTGTTGGTGTAGGTTGTTCTGATACAAGCAGTTCAAATAATTCTGCTGTTCAAAAGAATACCACATTAACAGCACAATCACAAAAGCAAACTAAAGAGACTGCGGTTAAATCGCCTATAAAAACAGAAAAGGCAATGGTAACCAGGCATGTGGATGGAGATACTGTCTATGTAAAATTGGAAAATGGCACTGAAACAAAAATTAGATTGATAGGTGTAAACACTCCAGAAAGTACAACAAAACATGAAGAGTATGGAGAAGAGGCTTCTAATTATACAAAATCACAGTTGCTTGGCAAAACTGTATATCTTGAGAAAGACACAAGCGATACTGATAAGTATGGAAGATTATTAAGATATGTATGGCTAGAGCAACCAACAGAAATAAATGAAGACCAGATTAAAACTAAGATGTTTAATGCTATTTTAGCGATAAACGGCTATGCGGAACAATCAACCTACCCACCAGATGTAAAATATGCTGATTACTTTAAAGAGTTTGCTGCATATGCTAGAGAGAATAATAAAGGCCTTTGGGCAATAAACCATAATGGGACAACCAAAGGTGATGGTATAGAAGCACCATCAACATCAAGCAGTAATTCTTCAAGTAGTAGATCTTCATCTTCTAACAATGACAATGCTACGGTTCAGCAAAATCAAACACAACAAGTATCACAAAGTAATAATCAAACTGCTACTGTTTATGTAACTAATACAGGTAAAAAATATCATTCCGCAGGTTGTAAGTATTTGAGAAAGAGTCAAATATCAATTAGTTTAAGTGATGCCAAGGCACAAGGATATGAACCTTGCAGTGTTTGCAATCCGCCACAATAA